Proteins encoded within one genomic window of Acidovorax sp. 107:
- a CDS encoding cob(I)yrinic acid a,c-diamide adenosyltransferase yields MANRLSQIATRTGDAGTTGLGNNQRVSKNSLRIHAMGDVDELNSHIGLLLCEPMPDEVRALLVEVQHQLFNLGGELSIPGFELLKAEAVLALDEALAHHNAALPRLQEFILPAGTRAASQAHVCRTVARRAERAVVALGNEEALNDAPRQYLNRLSDLMFVLARVLNRMDGGDDVYWKSERLAQQNATK; encoded by the coding sequence ATGGCCAACCGACTTTCACAGATCGCCACGCGCACCGGCGACGCCGGCACCACCGGCCTGGGCAACAACCAGCGCGTCTCCAAGAACAGCTTGCGCATCCACGCGATGGGGGATGTGGACGAACTCAACTCCCACATCGGCCTGCTGCTGTGCGAGCCCATGCCCGACGAAGTCCGCGCCCTGCTGGTCGAGGTGCAGCACCAGTTGTTCAACCTGGGCGGCGAGCTGTCGATCCCGGGCTTTGAATTGCTCAAGGCCGAAGCCGTGTTGGCGCTGGACGAAGCCCTGGCCCACCACAACGCTGCGCTGCCGCGCCTGCAGGAGTTCATCCTGCCCGCTGGCACCCGCGCCGCATCGCAAGCCCATGTTTGCCGCACCGTGGCCCGCCGCGCCGAGCGCGCCGTGGTCGCCCTGGGCAACGAAGAGGCGCTGAACGACGCCCCGCGCCAATACCTCAACCGCCTCTCCGACCTGATGTTCGTGCTGGCCCGCGTGCTCAACCGCATGGATGGCGGGGATGACGTGTACTGGAAAAGCGAGCGCCTGGCACAGCAAAATGCTACTAAATAA
- a CDS encoding hotdog fold thioesterase, with protein sequence MPIWKKPIDLALLKAANCNTAVEHLGIEFVEVGDDFLRARVPVDHRTIQPFGLLHGGVSVVLAESMGSTGAYYALPEGYRAVGLDINANHLRSATSGWVTGTAKPVHIGRTTHVWHIDLHNEAGELTCVSRLTMAILAPR encoded by the coding sequence ATGCCCATCTGGAAGAAACCCATCGACCTGGCCCTGCTGAAGGCCGCCAACTGCAACACCGCCGTAGAGCACCTAGGCATTGAATTTGTCGAGGTGGGTGACGACTTTCTGCGCGCCCGCGTGCCGGTGGACCACCGCACCATCCAGCCTTTTGGCCTGCTGCACGGCGGCGTCAGCGTGGTGCTGGCCGAGTCCATGGGCTCCACCGGCGCTTACTACGCCCTGCCCGAGGGCTACCGCGCCGTGGGCCTGGACATCAACGCCAACCACCTGCGCTCTGCGACCAGCGGCTGGGTGACCGGCACGGCCAAGCCGGTGCACATCGGCCGCACCACACACGTGTGGCACATCGATCTGCACAACGAAGCGGGTGAGCTGACCTGTGTGTCGCGGCTGACGATGGCGATTCTTGCACCGAGGTAG
- a CDS encoding ABC transporter substrate-binding protein — MQRRQFTQSLVAASTGLLLAPLSRAVGVQDPMDAKSVTIGCSLGTTGALASLGKELKQGLDAGIAQANAKGIHGREIKLLALDDGYDAARSEDNVRKLIADANVVSLISCMGTANNQRILPLVDEAQIPYVAPQSGATSLRKAEYRSVFHVRASYTDEAQRLAQKLVSMGITELAVVYQDTAFGREFLADVTKAMAAAKQPAPKAFKLDAQGAQVADVVGKAVAAKPNAVLLGTAGDITATLVNEFKKVSPSTPLAATSVALSGDNLRQLGGKASGIALSMVLPDAARTSYAVVRDYQKAMRALGYQEFSARSFEGYVNARVLAEGLERAGRDLTRAKLRNALAGIRSNDLGGLSIDYASGAPYVGSRFLDLGVMGANGKFVG; from the coding sequence ATGCAACGCCGTCAGTTCACCCAATCCCTCGTGGCCGCCAGCACCGGCCTGCTGCTTGCCCCCTTGTCGCGCGCTGTGGGCGTGCAGGACCCCATGGACGCCAAGAGCGTGACCATTGGCTGCTCGCTGGGCACCACCGGCGCGCTGGCCAGCCTGGGCAAGGAACTCAAGCAGGGGCTGGATGCGGGCATTGCCCAGGCCAACGCCAAGGGTATCCACGGCCGCGAAATCAAGCTGCTGGCCCTGGACGACGGCTACGACGCCGCGCGCTCCGAAGACAACGTGCGCAAGCTGATTGCCGATGCCAACGTGGTGTCGCTGATCTCCTGCATGGGCACGGCCAACAACCAGCGCATCCTGCCGCTGGTGGACGAGGCGCAGATCCCCTACGTTGCCCCCCAGAGCGGCGCCACCTCGCTGCGCAAGGCCGAGTACCGCTCGGTGTTCCACGTGCGCGCCAGCTACACCGACGAGGCCCAGCGCCTGGCGCAGAAGCTGGTGTCCATGGGCATCACCGAGCTGGCCGTCGTGTACCAGGACACCGCCTTTGGCCGCGAGTTTCTGGCCGACGTGACCAAGGCCATGGCTGCCGCCAAGCAGCCCGCGCCCAAGGCTTTCAAGCTCGACGCCCAAGGCGCCCAGGTGGCCGATGTGGTCGGCAAGGCCGTGGCCGCCAAGCCCAATGCGGTGCTGCTGGGCACGGCGGGCGACATCACCGCTACGCTGGTGAACGAGTTCAAGAAAGTCTCGCCCAGCACGCCGCTGGCTGCCACCAGCGTGGCGCTGTCGGGCGACAACCTGCGCCAGCTGGGCGGCAAGGCCTCGGGCATTGCACTGTCCATGGTGCTGCCCGATGCGGCCCGCACCAGCTATGCCGTGGTGCGCGACTACCAGAAGGCCATGCGCGCACTGGGCTATCAGGAGTTCTCGGCCCGCAGCTTTGAAGGCTATGTGAACGCCCGCGTGCTGGCCGAGGGCCTGGAGCGCGCCGGCCGCGACCTGACCCGTGCCAAGCTGCGCAACGCCCTCGCAGGCATCCGCAGCAACGACCTGGGTGGCCTGTCCATCGACTACGCCAGCGGCGCGCCGTATGTGGGCTCGCGCTTTCTGGACCTGGGGGTGATGGGCGCCAACGGAAAGTTTGTGGGCTGA
- a CDS encoding acetyl-CoA hydrolase/transferase family protein — translation MSLADRVLYPDFLSRTMSADEAAALIPAGAHVGMSGFTGAGYPKAVPGALARRIESLNAQGHGFKIGLWTGASTAPELDGALAQVDGIEMRLPYQSDPTVRRQINAGQMQYVDIHLSHVAQFVWFGFLGKLDVAVVEVAGVLPDGRLIPSSSVGNNKTWLDQADKVILEVNTWHNPQLEGMHDIYYGTDRPPHRKPIPMTRPDERIGDPYLRCDPSKVIAVVMTNQPDRNSVYAAPDDTSNRIAGHIIEFLQHEVKKGRLPKDLLPLQSGVGNIANAVLAGLNNGPFENLTAYTEVLQDGMLDMLRSGKLASASATALSLSPAAMQDFNDRIDYYKQRIVLRPQEISNHPELIRRMGLIAMNGMIEADIYGNVNSTHVMGSAIMNGIGGSGDFARNAYLSIFMTPSLAKNGSISCIVPMASHVDHTEHDVQILVTEQGLADLRGHSPSQRAEIIIDRCAHPDFRPALHDYVARARKGAVGQHTPHLLNEALSWHQRYVETGSMRLNPPPAGAA, via the coding sequence ATGTCCCTGGCCGATCGGGTGCTGTACCCCGACTTTCTCTCCCGCACCATGTCCGCCGACGAGGCGGCCGCCCTGATCCCCGCCGGTGCCCATGTGGGCATGAGCGGCTTTACCGGCGCGGGCTATCCCAAGGCCGTGCCCGGTGCCCTGGCGCGCCGCATCGAGAGCCTGAACGCGCAGGGCCATGGTTTCAAGATCGGGCTGTGGACAGGGGCCAGCACCGCGCCTGAGCTGGACGGTGCGCTGGCCCAGGTGGACGGCATCGAGATGCGCCTGCCCTACCAGTCCGACCCCACGGTGCGCCGCCAGATCAATGCGGGGCAGATGCAGTATGTGGACATCCACCTGTCGCACGTGGCGCAGTTTGTGTGGTTCGGCTTTCTGGGCAAGCTGGATGTGGCCGTGGTCGAAGTGGCGGGCGTGCTGCCCGACGGGCGGCTGATCCCGTCGTCTTCGGTGGGCAACAACAAGACCTGGCTGGACCAGGCCGACAAGGTCATCCTGGAAGTGAACACGTGGCACAACCCGCAGCTGGAGGGCATGCACGACATCTACTACGGCACCGACCGCCCCCCGCACCGCAAGCCCATCCCCATGACACGGCCCGACGAGCGCATCGGCGATCCCTACCTGCGCTGCGACCCGAGCAAGGTGATCGCCGTGGTGATGACCAACCAGCCCGACCGCAACAGCGTGTACGCCGCGCCGGACGACACCTCCAACCGCATCGCGGGCCACATCATCGAGTTCCTGCAGCACGAGGTGAAAAAGGGCCGCCTGCCCAAAGACCTGCTGCCGCTGCAGTCGGGCGTGGGCAACATCGCCAACGCGGTGCTGGCGGGGCTGAACAACGGCCCGTTCGAGAACCTCACGGCCTACACCGAGGTGCTGCAGGACGGCATGCTGGACATGCTGCGCTCGGGCAAGCTGGCCAGCGCCTCGGCCACCGCGCTGTCGCTGAGCCCGGCGGCCATGCAGGACTTCAACGACCGCATCGACTACTACAAGCAGCGCATCGTGCTGCGCCCGCAGGAGATCAGCAACCACCCTGAGCTGATCCGCCGCATGGGCCTGATTGCGATGAACGGCATGATCGAGGCCGACATCTACGGCAACGTGAACTCCACGCATGTGATGGGTTCAGCCATCATGAACGGCATCGGCGGCTCGGGCGACTTTGCGCGCAATGCGTATCTGTCGATCTTCATGACGCCGTCGCTGGCCAAGAACGGCAGCATCTCGTGCATCGTGCCCATGGCCTCGCATGTGGACCACACCGAGCACGATGTGCAAATCCTCGTCACCGAACAGGGGTTGGCCGACCTGCGCGGGCACTCGCCCTCACAGCGCGCCGAAATCATCATTGACCGCTGCGCGCACCCGGACTTTCGCCCGGCGTTGCACGACTATGTGGCACGCGCCCGCAAGGGAGCCGTGGGCCAGCACACGCCGCACCTGCTGAACGAGGCGCTGTCGTGGCACCAGCGTTATGTGGAAACAGGCAGCATGCGGCTGAACCCGCCCCCCGCCGGCGCGGCATAA
- a CDS encoding solute carrier family 23 protein → MGFMNWRVKSAEVLQQGGVIAPDERLPWPQTAVMGVQHVIAMFGATVLAPILMGFDPNVAILMSGIGTLIFFLVTGGKVPSYLGSSFAFIGVVIAATGYAGQGPNANIGVALGGIIACGLVYTLIGALVQAIGTGWIERFMPPVVTGSVVAVIGLNLAGIPIKNMAASNFDSWMQVVTFVSVGLVAVLTRGMVQRLLILVGLIVASIIYAVLTNGLGLGKPMDLTALANAAWFGLPNFAAPVFSGNAMLLIAPVAIILVAENLGHVKAVTAMTGQNLDRYMGRAFIGDGIATMVSGSAGGTGVTTYAENIGVMAATKIYSTAVFLLAGVFALVLGFSPKFGALIQTIPLPVMGGVSIVVFGLIAVAGAKIWVDNKVDFSQNKNLIVAAITLILGTGDFTLKFGQFALGGIGTATFGAILLYALLNRKAA, encoded by the coding sequence ATGGGATTCATGAACTGGCGCGTGAAAAGCGCTGAGGTGTTGCAACAAGGCGGCGTGATCGCGCCCGACGAGCGGCTGCCCTGGCCGCAGACGGCGGTGATGGGCGTGCAGCACGTGATTGCGATGTTTGGCGCCACGGTGCTGGCGCCCATCCTGATGGGCTTTGACCCGAACGTGGCCATTCTGATGAGCGGCATCGGCACGCTGATCTTCTTCCTCGTCACCGGCGGCAAGGTACCCAGCTACCTGGGGTCGAGCTTTGCGTTCATCGGCGTGGTGATTGCGGCCACGGGCTATGCGGGCCAGGGCCCCAACGCCAATATCGGCGTGGCGCTGGGCGGCATCATTGCTTGTGGCCTGGTCTACACGCTCATCGGCGCGCTGGTGCAGGCCATTGGCACGGGCTGGATCGAGCGCTTCATGCCGCCCGTGGTCACAGGCTCGGTGGTGGCGGTGATCGGCCTGAACCTGGCGGGCATCCCCATCAAGAACATGGCGGCCAGCAACTTTGACAGCTGGATGCAGGTGGTGACCTTTGTGAGCGTGGGCCTGGTGGCCGTGCTCACGCGCGGCATGGTGCAGCGCCTCTTGATCCTGGTGGGGCTGATCGTGGCCAGCATCATCTACGCGGTGCTGACCAACGGCCTGGGCCTGGGCAAGCCCATGGACCTGACCGCACTGGCCAACGCCGCGTGGTTTGGTTTGCCCAACTTTGCCGCGCCGGTGTTCAGCGGCAATGCCATGCTGCTGATTGCGCCCGTGGCCATCATCCTGGTGGCCGAGAATCTGGGCCACGTGAAAGCCGTGACGGCCATGACCGGCCAGAACCTGGACCGCTACATGGGCCGCGCATTCATCGGCGACGGCATTGCCACCATGGTGAGCGGTAGCGCGGGCGGCACGGGCGTGACCACCTATGCCGAGAACATCGGCGTGATGGCGGCGACCAAGATCTACTCCACCGCCGTGTTCCTGCTGGCGGGTGTGTTTGCGCTGGTGCTGGGCTTCAGCCCCAAGTTCGGCGCGCTGATCCAGACGATTCCGCTGCCGGTGATGGGCGGTGTGTCCATCGTGGTGTTTGGCCTGATCGCAGTGGCGGGCGCCAAGATCTGGGTGGACAACAAGGTGGACTTCTCGCAGAACAAGAACCTCATCGTGGCGGCCATCACCCTCATCCTGGGCACGGGCGACTTCACGCTGAAGTTCGGCCAGTTTGCGCTGGGCGGCATCGGCACCGCCACCTTCGGGGCGATCCTGCTGTACGCACTGCTCAACCGCAAAGCGGCGTAA
- a CDS encoding zf-TFIIB domain-containing protein, translating into MFTAPTCPSCRQPMQAHRFASNLGDSLELDICFACQGLWFDRHENLKLTPAAVVELFRLLHEHRIDQHQPLAESMACPRCNTSLTKGFDVVRSGRYMIYRCGRQHGRFSSFSSFMAEKGFVRHMTRPEIDDLAQRVGAIYCTSCGAPVDIRKDHACPYCRAAFSLIDPQAVVRAMEGYAQAGARAKAQAATASPVDIGDALVALERDRTRAERERQKRAFTSSSDGDDSSFTGDLLAAGVALVWALMKD; encoded by the coding sequence ATGTTCACTGCACCCACCTGCCCGTCGTGCCGCCAGCCCATGCAGGCCCACCGCTTTGCCAGCAACCTGGGTGATTCGCTGGAGCTGGACATCTGCTTTGCCTGCCAGGGCCTGTGGTTTGACCGGCACGAGAACCTCAAGCTCACGCCCGCCGCCGTGGTGGAACTGTTCCGCCTGCTGCACGAGCACCGCATCGACCAGCACCAGCCCCTGGCCGAGAGCATGGCCTGCCCGCGCTGCAACACCAGCCTGACCAAAGGCTTCGACGTGGTGCGCAGCGGCCGCTACATGATCTACCGCTGCGGGCGCCAGCATGGCCGCTTCAGCAGTTTTTCGTCCTTCATGGCCGAAAAGGGCTTTGTGCGCCACATGACGCGCCCCGAGATCGACGACCTGGCCCAGCGCGTGGGCGCCATCTACTGCACCAGCTGCGGCGCTCCCGTGGACATCCGCAAGGACCACGCCTGCCCCTACTGCCGCGCCGCGTTCTCCCTCATCGACCCCCAGGCCGTGGTGCGCGCCATGGAGGGCTACGCCCAGGCGGGCGCCCGTGCCAAGGCCCAGGCGGCAACCGCGTCGCCCGTGGACATTGGCGATGCCCTGGTGGCGCTGGAGCGCGACCGCACCCGCGCAGAGCGCGAGCGCCAGAAGCGCGCGTTCACCAGCAGCAGCGATGGGGATGACAGCTCCTTCACCGGGGACCTGCTGGCCGCAGGGGTGGCGCTGGTGTGGGCACTGATGAAGGACTGA
- a CDS encoding class I SAM-dependent methyltransferase: MPQSPARRRVRPPRSPAPPEGAAGCTASLQQRRAQLPPVPSTLLIPLAARAHGGRYFPWLDCHDAVAPALLAELGADVNGTLNDLHTVLHVLWRTRAIKEAGRAFFAEHPQALGVNLGCGLTHHFQWLDTGANQWLDADLPEVMALRAPLLPPQCPRMRHANLDLSQPGWWQRLGLPTQPKATPVLLVCEGVLMYLPPAQVHAVLAEFAQHAPAGSRMVLDVMTRQAVGCAARHASVGPTGAEFRWGVGRMAELAAVHPRLRLLREQSVAEGYGWPGIALDLLWRPWFGAPLYGLATLGLKDLSP, from the coding sequence GTGCCGCAGTCCCCCGCCCGACGCCGTGTCCGACCGCCGCGCAGCCCGGCGCCACCAGAGGGCGCGGCTGGCTGCACCGCCAGCCTGCAGCAGCGGCGCGCGCAGCTGCCGCCCGTGCCCAGCACCCTGCTCATCCCGTTGGCCGCTCGCGCTCACGGGGGCCGCTACTTTCCCTGGCTCGACTGTCACGACGCCGTGGCCCCGGCCTTGCTGGCCGAGCTGGGCGCCGACGTGAACGGCACCCTGAATGACCTGCACACGGTGCTGCACGTGCTGTGGCGCACCCGGGCCATCAAGGAGGCGGGGCGCGCCTTTTTTGCCGAGCATCCCCAGGCCCTGGGCGTCAACCTGGGGTGTGGGCTCACGCACCACTTTCAGTGGCTGGACACAGGCGCTAACCAGTGGCTCGACGCCGATCTGCCCGAGGTGATGGCGCTGCGCGCGCCGCTGTTGCCCCCGCAGTGCCCGCGCATGCGCCACGCCAATCTGGACCTGTCGCAACCCGGCTGGTGGCAGCGGCTGGGGCTGCCCACACAGCCCAAAGCAACGCCGGTGCTGCTGGTGTGCGAAGGCGTGCTGATGTACCTGCCGCCCGCACAGGTGCACGCCGTGCTGGCCGAGTTTGCGCAGCACGCGCCGGCGGGCTCGCGCATGGTGCTGGATGTGATGACGCGCCAGGCCGTGGGCTGCGCGGCCCGCCACGCCAGCGTGGGGCCTACGGGGGCCGAGTTTCGCTGGGGCGTGGGCCGCATGGCAGAGCTGGCGGCCGTGCACCCGCGCCTGCGGCTGCTGCGCGAGCAAAGCGTGGCAGAGGGCTATGGCTGGCCGGGCATTGCCCTGGATTTGCTGTGGCGCCCCTGGTTCGGCGCGCCACTGTATGGCCTGGCCACGCTGGGCCTGAAAGATCTCTCGCCTTGA